From Catharus ustulatus isolate bCatUst1 chromosome 6, bCatUst1.pri.v2, whole genome shotgun sequence, a single genomic window includes:
- the FAM180B gene encoding protein FAM180B: MERERAGRAWFGSAAEGFALQCLGVMEQSRACRDSAAPLCQMLWGRLDIQANGTIRLRDEELASLRPARRILRVFEQEVPKTPAEIEQHLRYYSLSDTPLSPAEFDRLLFTSVYSAYQVRSVQGVDKNPWIGFFSQLVDEIFRDLCKGLCPANTTLLQAAWPWKEKPSHLASLKYFYRSNLARTKRDT, encoded by the coding sequence ATGGAGCGGGAGCGGGCTGGCCGCGCCTGGTTTGGCAGCGCTGCGGAGGGCtttgctctgcagtgcctgggagtGATGGAGCAGAGCCGGGCTTGCCGTGACAGcgctgctcctctctgccagaTGCTCTGGGGAAGGCTGGATATTCAGGCCAACGGGACGATCCGGCTGCGGGATGAAGAGCTGGCCTCCCTGCGCCCCGCACGGCGGATCCTGCGGGTTTTTGAGCAGGAAGTTCCCAAAACACCGGCAGAGATTGAGCAGCATCTGAGATATTATTCACTGAGCGACACTCCCCTGTCCCCGGCAGAATTCGACCGTCTACTTTTCACCAGTGTTTACAGTGCCTATCAGGTTCGCTCCGTGCAGGGTGTGGATAAAAACCCCTGGATTGGCTTTTTCTCTCAGCTGGTCGATGAAATCTTTCGTGACCTGTGCAAggggctctgccctgcaaaTACCactctcctccaggctgcctgGCCTTGGAAGGAGAAGCCTTCACATTTAGCATCCCTGAAGTATTTCTATCGCTCTAACCTGGCCAGGACCAAGAGAGACACCTAA